In the Ctenopharyngodon idella isolate HZGC_01 chromosome 21, HZGC01, whole genome shotgun sequence genome, aaaatactgtataaaaaatacagtaaatcttctgtaaaaaaatatatgaattactttattttttcattaatgtcataatacataaaattacAGCCGAGTTGGTAATAGAGTAGAGTTTTAGTAGACTTTtgagtataatttaaaataaaagaaaatgacctgtaaaaaaaatcacagttattttccataaaattaggatttttgtttttacagtgtaggtaaCCTAAATCTATGTGTAAACTGAAGCATGTGAGATTTTCTTTCTTATGCAGAACAcaagaatatattttacagaGAGTTTGCATAGACTTCTGTTGTTTTTAGATcaggttaatgatattttctattgCCTAACCCagccctacccctaaacctacccatcacagaaacatgtgcAGAACACTAGACttacataaaaacatgttttggttgatttataagctttttaaacacatttttaaaccaCGGAAATGGTTGAGCACCTACGGAAAAACATCTCCGTTcgttttaaccaataaaaaattgatttcGACTTTCAGACACGACTGTCTTCTCACGTTAATAGTTCATTTAATGCGGGTTCTATGGCGttattataatgaaaaatgtcGAGAGCGCATGATTGTAACACGAGCACATCAAATGCGCGAGCAGGAATTCTCTCCGCTCGCAGACGGATTTTGGGCGCGCGCTCTCGCTCAGATATTACATGTGCGTTGTCCTCCTGCATGTGCAGCCATGAATCTAGAATTGTCTTCTCTCCAGAATTTAATGTTTGCCAGAAGCGCAACATTATAGTGTGGGCACCCACCGCGAGAAACATTAATCGGCGCATATGCCAAGTTTGCCAACAAATGTAAATCAATATAGCTTAGTAGTTGTAAATTTTTCTGTCTCACACGTGTCCCGCAAAATCACATCTACTGTCCTGCAACAGATCAATAGCCAGGTGGTCACCCTACATTTGGCCCTCAGAAATATAGCCAAACCTGtacacaaaaacactcactTTTCAGAAAatctacttttgtgttccacccgaagaaagaaattcatacaagttttgaatgacatgagggtgaataaatgatttttttgggtcaactatcaCTTTTAGAAGGTTGGTTTAAGATACAGTATTCATTCTTTATAGTTTCCTTATTAAACAGTCATTTATCATTAGCAAGTAAATTATGAAAGCTGAAGCTTCTGTTTCAGGAAATGTCTACtgttaaacttttattttctcataAAGACCCTCCCCTTTTGAGAATCTATAAAATGGGCACTGAAACAGACGTTATTACATTCACCTCCTGATCAAAGATGGATCTGCAAATCTCAGTTTTTCTTCTCTTCATTCTTTTCACTGCAGGTACAaagacaaataatgtttgtgatGTTACTGAGAATAATAACAGATCACTGATGCATCTCTCTCTGTTTTATTACTACAGGACACTCTCTCAGCTGTTATGAGTGCATGAGTCTGACGGGTTCTTGTGCAAGTCAAACGGTAAAAACATGTCCCATTGGATATTCTCATTGTATGACTTCAACAGCTGTGGCACAAGCTGGTAAGTCCAATATGATTGAAATTTACTGTTTGACTGATTGGGGATGCCGCTATTATTTACTGGTGCTGCAACAGAACAGCTACTCGTTTATCTGGCAGAATTTACAATTTCAAACACAGAATATTCTACATATATTTCtgatatttaatttgatttccctcagattatgattttatatttaaacattttttgaaatgaGAAAAGTGCTAAATTTTATAAATTCATATTTCTAAATACATTTTCCATCTGAataatgtgcagtttaattAGTCTTTCCTGCATTCATGGTTTTAGGTGACATTAATACTAAAGTGAAAGTTAAAGATTGTGCTCCTGCCTGTCAAAGTGTGTCCATGAATACCGGCGTTTCAAAGGTGACTTCTTCCTGCTGCGACACGGACCAGTGTAACGCCCGAGATCCTCCAGGTATTGTGCTTCCATGATCATGTGCAAATAACTATCTTCTTTTAAGTAAACACTCATTTTACTTCCAAAGGACATTCAATCAGGAAAATAAAAAGAAGGTGTGTCTTATCTGTCATGAACTGATTGAATGGAGCTGCTAAAGAAGTGTTTTATTAGATATTTtgtacagaaaataaaataaaagaatactTGTTTCCCCTCTGTAGATCCTGTCCCGAATGGAAAGAAATGTTTCTATTGTGAGGGGAAGAGCTGCTCAAGCATTTTGAGCTGTTCAGGGACTGAAGATCACTGCATTAAAGCAACAGGTGAGAATCTGAAAAAGGAAGAACAAGATTAAAGTCATGATCTTTTAAACTCTCTTAGGTTTAAACATTTGACACAGATTACATATAGCAATGTCCAGCTTAGACTGAATCAACCTTTGTTCTCTTTCTTTCCATCAGTGGCTTATGGAGGCCAGTCAGTTTCTGTAAAAGGCTGTGCATCTAAATCCATTTGTGATGCCACAGCATCAATTCATAATGTTCATAATATTGAGAGCATCACATGTTGTGAGGGGAACCTGTGTAACGGTGCTCAGAGTGTCTCCCAGAGCTTCCTGTTCCTCTGCTGTTCTCTGCTCTCCTACTTCCTGCTGCACTGAATCCAGCAGCTCTTCACATCCTACAATGAGACACACTGTACTGAATATAGAGCTTGTATTTTCTCTGTACTGTATTTGGTGTTCTGATGtgatttttttcctgtaaaattCTGATGTgacattttatgaaataaaatgctacatCACCTTGTTCCTGGGGTCATATTTAATAAAGCTTGTCATGTTGTAAAAAAGTCTGAAAACCATACtgcaataataacatttatatatatatatatatatatatatatataaaattatagttCATAGTTCATAAAATGAAGTCATCattagttttcaggtacagaaattaatcaaatgtaaaacaacattgcatataatcttcactgtacaaaataaataaagattaatcattattaaagttacaaaagttattcagtcaggaGCAGTGAGCGATTTCCTtgccttttgttgtttgattgcagacagcaggaatattaggctgctgtcactttaagagatAATGCACAGATCCGGTACACTGATATTGTACACCTATGTTGTCTTTCTggactgtttacgttcacttaagacataacctactttGTTTGCTATAGGATGTTCAACAAGATgagcatgttgacataatttttgtgtgaatttgtccatttAAGCCCAAGACTTGAAGAGAACTAAATATTTGTGtgttcttgcacttgaatgtttaaattggcaaagcTTAGATGATTTTAGTTTAAACTATAGCAACGCGTGCTGCGCTTGTGCACTATAAATCCGTCGATATACATTAGCATATTATAGATGCATATGCGTTGTCAGATTTGAGATGAACCACGGTGCATGTGCGTACCGAACCAAGGGTGGAGAATggtacggttcgattttttaACCGTTCATAAATATTCTAGTTTGTATAATAATATCAAAATTTATAAACACTCAAATGCATACGTAAACTCCTCCATCAGAGAGCCATTAAAAACTTTCAACAGCTCGCTGCATCGTTATTCTGACTGGTGATGCTGTGCGCAATGACAGATGAGTGATTTTCCCTCTCCACTTCCTGTGAAGTCCACTTTGCAGTCCACTTACGCATTGAATGGAACACACCTTTAGTTTTTTCATGGCATGACATAGTGGGTGCATTTCAATCAGCTCTCTATACTGTTAGATACCCGAAAACCCTGAAAAGCactgtgtatttta is a window encoding:
- the LOC127503759 gene encoding urokinase plasminogen activator surface receptor-like isoform X2, which produces MDLQISVFLLFILFTAGHSLSCYECMSLTGSCASQTVKTCPIGYSHCMTSTAVAQAGDINTKVKVKDCAPACQSVSMNTGVSKVTSSCCDTDQCNARDPPDPVPNGKKCFYCEGKSCSSILSCSGTEDHCIKATVAYGGQSVSVKGCASKSICDATASIHNVHNIESITCCEGNLCNGAQSVSQSFLFLCCSLLSYFLLH
- the LOC127503759 gene encoding urokinase plasminogen activator surface receptor-like isoform X4, with protein sequence MDLQISVFLLFILFTAGHSLSCYECMSLTGSCASQTVKTCPIGYSHCMTSTAVAQAGDINTKVKVKDCAPACQSVSMNTGVSKVTSSCCDTDQCNARDPPDPVPNGKKCFYCEGKSCSSILSCSGTEDHCIKATVAYGGQSVSVKGCASKSICDATASIHNVHNIESITCCEGNLCNGAQSVSQSFLFLCCSLLSYFLLH